Within the Gracilinema caldarium DSM 7334 genome, the region AGCCTGGCCATGATGACCAGCGTCCTTGTATCACCCAATGGAGCATTTGAATATGAGGCAGCCCATGGAACCGTACAGCAGCATTATTACCGCTGGAAACGGGGTGAAAAAACGAGCACCAATCCGGTAGCCCTCATCTTTGCCTGGACAGGAGCCCTGGCAAAACGGGCCGATTTGGACAATAACGGTGCTTTGCAAGCTTTTGCAAAACAGCTTGAAGCGGCTACTCTTAACACCATTGAGTCGGGAGAAATGACAGGTGATCTTGCACGGCTTGCGAACCCTACACCTCAAAAAACTCTGGACTCTTGGGAATTTATTGAGGCTATAGCAAAACGTCTAGAAAGAGATTAAACAAAGCGCTACAAAGGATCCTGCCTATAAGACTGTCCAACTTATACCCTGTTTAAACAGGGTATAATCAATCTGCAAAGGACTCACTAAAAACTAAGCATGGACAGCTTTGTTTTATCCTCAATTTATCGATATTTCTTGACTAATATGCCCTTTTCCCCTTATGGTACTATAATACACAGGAAAGGAATAGATTATGGCTAAACAAAAAATCCCTGCAACACCCTCCATACGCCGCCTACCATCTTATCTTCACATAATCCGCCAAGCAGAAAAAGAAGGGGACGAGTATATTTCAGGAACCGTTATTGCCAATGAACTCAATCTTGAACCTATTCAAGTACGCAAGGATTTAGCTATTACGGGGATTATTGGAAAACCTAAAAAAGGCTACCCAGTGCATGCCCTGATTACTGCTATTGAACACTTTTTAGGCTGGGATTCAATCAGGGATGCGGTACTCGTTGGAGTTGGCAACCTGGGTTCCGCACTCATGGGCTACCAAGAATTTCAGTTTCATGGCCTCAATATTGTAGCTGCCTTTGATAAGGATCCCAAAAAGATTGGTTCTACAGTTCATGGTGTACCGATACTACCCCTCGATACTATGGAACTACAGGTTCGGAATCTTGGAGTCCGAATGGCAATCCTTACGGTACCATCCGTTGCAGCCCAGGAGACTACCGATTTATTAATTAAAGCCGGTATTACTGCTATTTGGAATTTTACTAATGTGAAACTCAAGGTTCCTGATAACGTTGTGGTACAAAAGGAAGACCTCTCTTCCGGATATGCCATGCTCTGTGTGATGATTCAAGCTAAAAAATTAGAGGGTCGATAAATCGGTTGTTTACAATACAGAAAGAAAAAACTAATT harbors:
- a CDS encoding redox-sensing transcriptional repressor Rex; protein product: MAKQKIPATPSIRRLPSYLHIIRQAEKEGDEYISGTVIANELNLEPIQVRKDLAITGIIGKPKKGYPVHALITAIEHFLGWDSIRDAVLVGVGNLGSALMGYQEFQFHGLNIVAAFDKDPKKIGSTVHGVPILPLDTMELQVRNLGVRMAILTVPSVAAQETTDLLIKAGITAIWNFTNVKLKVPDNVVVQKEDLSSGYAMLCVMIQAKKLEGR